A window of Lepus europaeus isolate LE1 chromosome 11, mLepTim1.pri, whole genome shotgun sequence contains these coding sequences:
- the GLCE gene encoding D-glucuronyl C5-epimerase isoform X1, with amino-acid sequence MRCLAARVNYKTLIIICALFTLVTVLLWNKCSSDRAIQFPRHLSSGFRVDGLEKRAAASESDNYVKHMARQQSEEAFPQEQQKAPPVVGGFNSNGGSKVLGLKYEEIDCLINDEHTIKGRREGNEVFLPFTWVEKYFDVYGKVVQYDGYDRFEFSHSYSKVYAQRSPYHPDGVFMSFEGYNVEVRDRVKCISGVEGVPLSTQWGPQGYFYPIQIAQYGLSHYSKNLTEKPPHIEVYETAEDRDRSSKSGDWTVPKGCFMASVAEKSRFTNVKQFIAPETSEGVSLQLGNTKDFIISFDLKFLTNGSVSVVLETTEKNQLFTVHYVSNTQLIAFKDRDIYYGIGPRTSWSTVTRDLVTDLRKGVGLSNTKAVKPTKIMPRKVVRLIAKGKGFLDNITISTTAHMAAFFAASDWLVRNQDEKGGWPIMVTRKLGEGFKSLEPGWYSAMAQGQAMSTLVRAYLLTKDHVFLNSALRATAPYKYLSEQHGVKAVFMNKHDWYEEYPTTPSSFVLNGFMYSLIGLYDLKETAGEKLGKEARSLYERGMESLKAMLPLYDTGSGTIYDLRHFMLGMAPNLARWDYHTTHINQLQLLSTVDESPVFKDFVRRWKSYLKGSRAKHN; translated from the exons ATGCGTTGCCTGGCAGCTCGGGTCAACTATAAGACTTTGATTATCATCTGCGCACTCTTCACTTTGGTCACAGTACTTTTGTGGAACAAGTGTTCCAGTGACAGAGCGATCCAGTTTCCCCGGCACCTGAGTAGTGGCTTCAGAGTGGATGGATTAGAGAAGAGAGCAGCAGCGTCTGAGAGTGACAACTATGTGAAGCACATGGCCAGACAGCAGTCTGAGGAGGCCTTCCCTCAGGAGCAGCAGAAAGCGCCCCCTGTGGTGGGAGGCTTCAATAGCAACGGGGGAAGCAAGGTGTTAGGGCTCAAGTATGAAGAAATTGACTGTCTCATAAATGATGAACACACAATTAAGGGGAGACGAGAGGGGAATGAAGTCTTTCTGCCATTCACTTGGGTCGAGAAATATTTTGACGTTTATGGAAAGGTGGTTCAGTACGATGGCTATGATCGGTTTGAGTTCTCTCATAGCTACTCCAAAGTCTATGCACAGAGATCCCCTTACCACCCTGATGGTGTGTTTATGTCCTTTGAAGGCTACAATGTGGAAGTCCGGGACAGAGTCAAGTGCATAAGTGGGGTTGAAG GTGTGCCGTTATCTACACAATGGGGACCTCAAGGCTATTTCTACCCAATCCAGATTGCACAGTACGGGTTAAGTCATTACAGCAAGAATCTCACTGAGAAGCCCCCTCACATAGAGGTATatgaaacagcagaagacaggGACAGAAGCAGCAAGTCTGGCGACTGGACGGTGCCGAAGGGCTGCTTCATGGCGAGCGTGGCTGAGAAGTCCCGGTTCACCAATGTGAAACAGTTCATTGCTCCAG AGACCAGTGAAGGTGTGTCCTTGCAgctgggaaacacaaaagacTTCATTATCTCATTTGACCTCAAGTTCCTGACCAATGGGAGCGTGTCTGTGGTTCTAGAGACCACGGAAAAGAACCAGCTCTTCACTGTGCACTACGTCTCCAACACCCAACTGATTGCTTTCAAGGACAGAGACATATACTATGGCATCGGGCCCAGAACTTCGTGGAGCACAGTGACCAGGGACCTGGTCACTGACCTCAGGAAAGGAGTGGGGCTTTCCAACACAAAAGCTGTCAAGCCAACCAAAATCATGCCCAGAAAGGTGGTCAGGTTGATCGCAAAAGGGAAGGGGTTCCTGGACAACATCACTATCTCCACGACGGCCCACATGGCCGCGTTCTTCGCTGCCAGCGATTGGCTGGTGAGGAACCAGGACGAGAAAGGTGGCTGGCCGATTATGGTGACCCGCAAGTTAGGGGAAGGGTTCAAGTCTTTAGAGCCGGGGTGGTACTCTGCAATGGCCCAAGGGCAAGCCATGTCTACGTTAGTCAGGGCCTATCTGTTAACAAAAGACCACGTATTCCTCAATTCAGCTTTAAGGGCGACGGCCCCTTACAAGTATCTGTCAGAGCAGCACGGGGTGAAGGCCGTGTTTATGAATAAACACGACTGGTATGAAGAATATCCAACCACGCCCAGCTCCTTTGTTTTAAATGGCTTTATGTACTCCTTAATCGGGCTGTATGACCTCAAGGAAACCGCAGGGGAGAAACTCGGGAAGGAGGCGAGATCGCTGTATGAGCGGGGCATGGAATCCCTGAAAGCCATGCTCCCCCTGTACGACACGGGCTCGGGGACCATCTACGACCTCCGCCACTTCATGCTCGGCATGGCGCCCAACCTGGCGCGCTGGGACTACCACACCACCCACATCAACCAGCTGCAGCTGCTCAGCACCGTCGACGAGTCGCCCGTCTTCAAGGACTTCGTCAGGAGGTGGAAAAGCTACCTGAAGGGCAGCCGGGCAAAGCACAACTAG
- the GLCE gene encoding D-glucuronyl C5-epimerase isoform X2, whose protein sequence is MRCLAARVNYKTLIIICALFTLVTVLLWNKCSSDRAIQFPRHLSSGFRVDGLEKRAAASESDNYVKHMARQQSEEAFPQEQQKAPPVVGGFNSNGGSKVLGLKYEEIDCLINDEHTIKGRREGNEVFLPFTWVEKYFDVYGKVVQYDGYDRFEFSHSYSKVYAQRSPYHPDGVFMSFEGYNVEVRDRVKCISGVEGVPLSTQWGPQGYFYPIQIAQYGLSHYSKNLTEKPPHIEVYETAEDRDRSSKSGDWTVPKGCFMASVAEKSRFTNVKQFIAPAILSPAWEGTEARGDASHRLLKASGRAGAPKDQ, encoded by the exons ATGCGTTGCCTGGCAGCTCGGGTCAACTATAAGACTTTGATTATCATCTGCGCACTCTTCACTTTGGTCACAGTACTTTTGTGGAACAAGTGTTCCAGTGACAGAGCGATCCAGTTTCCCCGGCACCTGAGTAGTGGCTTCAGAGTGGATGGATTAGAGAAGAGAGCAGCAGCGTCTGAGAGTGACAACTATGTGAAGCACATGGCCAGACAGCAGTCTGAGGAGGCCTTCCCTCAGGAGCAGCAGAAAGCGCCCCCTGTGGTGGGAGGCTTCAATAGCAACGGGGGAAGCAAGGTGTTAGGGCTCAAGTATGAAGAAATTGACTGTCTCATAAATGATGAACACACAATTAAGGGGAGACGAGAGGGGAATGAAGTCTTTCTGCCATTCACTTGGGTCGAGAAATATTTTGACGTTTATGGAAAGGTGGTTCAGTACGATGGCTATGATCGGTTTGAGTTCTCTCATAGCTACTCCAAAGTCTATGCACAGAGATCCCCTTACCACCCTGATGGTGTGTTTATGTCCTTTGAAGGCTACAATGTGGAAGTCCGGGACAGAGTCAAGTGCATAAGTGGGGTTGAAG GTGTGCCGTTATCTACACAATGGGGACCTCAAGGCTATTTCTACCCAATCCAGATTGCACAGTACGGGTTAAGTCATTACAGCAAGAATCTCACTGAGAAGCCCCCTCACATAGAGGTATatgaaacagcagaagacaggGACAGAAGCAGCAAGTCTGGCGACTGGACGGTGCCGAAGGGCTGCTTCATGGCGAGCGTGGCTGAGAAGTCCCGGTTCACCAATGTGAAACAGTTCATTGCTCCAG CCATCTTATCTCCAGCATGGGAAGGAACTGAGGCTCGAGGAGATGCATCTCACAGACTTCTCAAAGCGAGTGGTAGAGCAGGAGCTCCAAA AGACCAGTGA